In one Corallococcus sp. EGB genomic region, the following are encoded:
- the wecB gene encoding non-hydrolyzing UDP-N-acetylglucosamine 2-epimerase, with translation MKKVIHIVGARPNFMKVAPIHRAICARTSLRQLVLHTGQHYDAKMSDVFFADLGLPPPDIHLGIGSGGHAEQTARMMVEMEKVFLQEKPDLVSVVGDVNSTIAAALVTSKLAIPLSHVEAGLRSFERHQPEEINRVVTDRLSDLLLTPSRDADANLLKEGIDPKYIHLVGNVMIDSLLSSKEKADQLPTLKQLGLTPRGYVVATLHRPSNVDNPKLLSGLLGVLMDVAKELPVVFPVHPRTRKMIAEQGLGAQLEKTPGLKLVDPMGYLEFLSVTSQAKLVMTDSGGLQEETTALNVPCLTMREQTERPITVEVGSNEVVGTDPARIREAANRVLAGNFKKGRVPELWDGRTGERIADLYARFLGVESKRAFG, from the coding sequence ATGAAGAAGGTCATCCACATTGTTGGCGCGCGTCCCAATTTCATGAAGGTGGCACCCATTCACCGGGCCATCTGCGCGCGTACGTCCCTGCGGCAGCTCGTCCTCCACACCGGCCAGCACTACGACGCGAAGATGAGCGACGTCTTCTTCGCGGACCTGGGCTTGCCTCCACCGGACATCCACCTGGGCATCGGCTCCGGGGGCCACGCCGAGCAGACGGCGAGGATGATGGTGGAGATGGAGAAGGTCTTCCTCCAGGAGAAGCCGGACCTGGTCTCCGTGGTGGGCGACGTGAACAGCACCATCGCCGCGGCGCTCGTCACGTCCAAGCTGGCCATTCCGCTGTCCCACGTGGAGGCGGGCCTGCGCAGCTTCGAGCGGCACCAGCCGGAGGAGATCAACCGCGTCGTCACCGACCGGCTCTCAGACCTGCTGCTCACGCCGTCGCGCGACGCGGACGCGAACCTTTTGAAGGAGGGCATCGACCCGAAGTACATCCACCTGGTGGGCAACGTGATGATCGACTCGCTCCTGTCGTCCAAGGAGAAGGCCGACCAGCTGCCCACGCTGAAGCAGCTGGGCCTGACGCCCAGGGGCTACGTGGTGGCGACGCTGCACCGTCCGTCCAACGTGGACAACCCGAAGCTGCTGTCGGGCCTCCTGGGCGTGCTGATGGACGTGGCGAAGGAGCTGCCCGTCGTGTTCCCGGTGCACCCGCGCACCCGGAAGATGATCGCCGAGCAGGGGCTGGGCGCCCAGTTGGAGAAGACGCCGGGGCTCAAGCTGGTGGACCCCATGGGCTACCTGGAGTTCCTGTCCGTGACGTCGCAGGCGAAGCTGGTGATGACGGACTCGGGCGGTCTGCAGGAGGAGACCACGGCGCTGAACGTGCCGTGCCTCACCATGCGCGAGCAGACCGAGCGCCCCATCACCGTGGAGGTAGGCTCCAACGAGGTGGTGGGCACCGACCCCGCGCGCATCCGCGAGGCCGCGAACCGCGTGCTCGCCGGGAACTTCAAGAAGGGCCGCGTGCCGGAGCTGTGGGACGGCCGCACGGGCGAGCGCATCGCGGACCTGTACGCGCGCTTCCTGGGCGTGGAGTCGAAGCGCGCCTTCGGGTGA
- a CDS encoding RluA family pseudouridine synthase, which produces MREDAASAPAPDLPDGYVDIPFVVEPNYAGWRLDRYLCEKIRRMDLERVRGIILRGVLCDEYRLKPSTPVYPGLTFRIRRPASQEPVTPTELPVVFSDDWLLVLDKPAGLPIHPTARYHKGTLVTLLRERFGERFAEPAHRLDRETSGLVVCGRTTESCRVLGGLFLSRDVHKEYLALCEGQPPEDTFVVDAPIAEGTDLIRIAVRIDAVAGKPSRTRFQVLERFTHDGAPFALLRCFPETGRQHQIRVHLREAGFPLVGDKMYGPDPGYFDRFSKHTLEPEAWARLRLPRHALHAERITFPHPGTGEAVTFTSPLPDDLKDFIAGKASAASR; this is translated from the coding sequence ATGCGTGAAGACGCCGCCTCCGCTCCTGCTCCGGACCTGCCCGACGGCTACGTCGACATCCCGTTCGTCGTGGAGCCGAACTACGCGGGGTGGCGGCTGGACCGCTACCTCTGCGAGAAGATCCGCCGCATGGACCTGGAGCGCGTGCGTGGCATCATCCTGCGCGGCGTGCTGTGCGACGAGTACCGGCTCAAGCCCTCCACGCCCGTGTACCCGGGGCTCACCTTCCGGATCCGCCGCCCCGCGAGCCAGGAGCCGGTGACGCCCACGGAGCTGCCCGTCGTCTTCTCCGATGACTGGCTGCTGGTGTTGGACAAGCCGGCGGGGCTGCCCATCCACCCCACCGCGCGCTACCACAAGGGCACGCTGGTGACGCTGCTGCGCGAGCGGTTCGGGGAGCGCTTCGCGGAGCCCGCGCACCGGCTGGACCGCGAGACGAGCGGGCTGGTGGTGTGCGGCCGCACCACCGAGTCCTGTCGCGTGCTGGGCGGGCTGTTCCTGTCGCGCGACGTGCACAAGGAGTACTTGGCGCTGTGCGAGGGGCAGCCTCCCGAGGACACCTTCGTGGTGGATGCGCCCATCGCGGAGGGGACGGACCTGATCCGCATCGCGGTGCGCATCGACGCGGTGGCGGGCAAGCCCAGCCGCACCCGCTTCCAGGTGCTCGAGCGCTTCACGCATGACGGCGCGCCGTTCGCGCTGCTGCGCTGCTTTCCGGAGACGGGGCGGCAGCATCAGATCCGCGTCCACCTGCGCGAGGCGGGCTTCCCGCTGGTGGGGGACAAGATGTACGGGCCGGACCCGGGTTACTTCGACCGCTTCAGCAAGCACACGCTGGAGCCGGAGGCGTGGGCCCGGCTGCGGTTGCCCCGGCATGCGCTCCACGCGGAGCGCATCACGTTCCCGCATCCGGGCACCGGGGAGGCCGTCACCTTCACGTCGCCGCTCCCCGATGACTTGAAGGACTTCATCGCCGGGAAGGCTTCGGCGGCGAGCCGCTAG